A stretch of the Bacillus sp. B-jedd genome encodes the following:
- a CDS encoding LPXTG cell wall anchor domain-containing protein, translating into MSKKQKRNFALILTFFMLLYNALSVVSAQAKSGDGNQGGAAVELPGYTMLKFDGNEVKTNSKSKEKLTVTINVYSKKNEPKSFDWSSNIPVHKVYVKAGTGGNWYDFPAGSQGGKGLVAPENKGISHIAFYYKEDPPGDKENPPGDKEDPPGDKEDPPGDKEDPPGDKENPPGDKENPPGDKENPPGDKEDPPGDKENPPGDKEDPPGDKENPPGDKEDPPGDKENPPGDKEDPPGDKENPPGDKEDPPGKGDDNGNSKTNKYKVNFIEGCRPLVESSYFIVKEGVLENGETRLKLDDNGMVTHEKLEVEDILKIGIVFKDGSKQEFNAKDVLVESPKDENGTVIFKVTCEDDGEEQPAPVEKTFNLIIQGCVGLVKQAFLLTDDGKEHEFKNPENLSLVVKDYKLGNITGIKHIPNEGQEKVYALKDLIVAETGDVISITVACDIKPPVDEEEPLLTKIKVVVSGCVGLVEKAALIMKDDKKVEFTSISDLLMELEDVAVEDIKAVELTVKGKVKRYELASLPAGSVVKTDGMITINLKCEVEAEVPKEQFLTLILSSCAGFVDGIKLILSGGEEVELEIDDSGELTYGLEDIRIDDIESIVLIIDGEEEVISIKELLEEGSAVIEGDTLTISFECEDDGGVIIPENPEVPGGPGKPEEPTKPGTPDLPTLPDDGTIIPDNPTPGGNLPKTGEDSPIGFYMAGLLMVITGLGMLRTLRRKHA; encoded by the coding sequence TTGAGTAAGAAACAAAAAAGGAATTTTGCTTTAATTTTAACATTTTTTATGCTGTTATATAATGCTTTATCAGTTGTTTCTGCCCAAGCAAAAAGCGGTGATGGTAACCAAGGAGGAGCGGCAGTTGAACTACCTGGTTACACGATGTTGAAATTTGATGGAAATGAAGTGAAAACCAATTCAAAAAGCAAAGAAAAACTTACCGTCACAATAAATGTTTATAGTAAAAAGAATGAGCCAAAATCATTTGACTGGAGTTCAAACATACCTGTCCATAAAGTATATGTTAAAGCAGGAACCGGAGGAAATTGGTATGATTTCCCTGCAGGCTCACAAGGAGGTAAGGGCTTAGTTGCTCCAGAAAATAAGGGAATAAGCCATATAGCCTTTTACTATAAAGAAGACCCGCCAGGAGATAAAGAGAACCCACCAGGAGATAAAGAAGACCCGCCAGGAGATAAAGAAGACCCGCCAGGGGATAAAGAAGACCCGCCAGGAGATAAAGAGAATCCACCAGGAGATAAAGAAAACCCACCAGGAGATAAAGAGAATCCACCAGGAGATAAAGAAGATCCACCAGGAGATAAAGAGAATCCACCAGGAGATAAAGAAGACCCGCCAGGAGATAAAGAGAACCCACCAGGAGATAAAGAAGACCCACCAGGAGATAAAGAGAATCCACCAGGAGATAAAGAAGACCCGCCAGGAGATAAAGAGAACCCACCAGGAGATAAAGAAGACCCACCCGGTAAGGGAGACGACAACGGTAACAGCAAGACAAATAAATACAAAGTCAATTTTATAGAAGGATGCAGACCTTTAGTTGAAAGTTCATATTTCATCGTGAAGGAAGGCGTTCTTGAAAATGGGGAAACGCGACTCAAACTTGACGATAATGGAATGGTTACCCATGAGAAATTAGAGGTTGAAGATATCCTGAAGATTGGAATTGTCTTTAAAGATGGCAGTAAACAGGAGTTTAATGCAAAGGATGTCCTAGTTGAGTCACCAAAGGATGAAAATGGAACGGTAATCTTTAAAGTTACATGCGAAGATGATGGCGAGGAGCAGCCTGCACCAGTCGAAAAAACATTCAACTTAATTATTCAGGGGTGTGTTGGTCTTGTTAAACAGGCATTCCTTTTGACGGATGACGGAAAAGAGCACGAATTCAAGAACCCTGAAAATTTAAGTCTTGTGGTAAAAGATTATAAACTTGGGAACATCACAGGCATTAAACATATTCCAAATGAAGGACAAGAAAAAGTTTATGCTCTGAAAGATTTAATAGTAGCCGAAACAGGAGACGTTATATCGATTACGGTTGCCTGCGATATTAAACCGCCTGTTGATGAAGAAGAACCCCTCCTAACAAAAATTAAAGTGGTCGTCTCAGGATGTGTCGGTTTGGTCGAAAAGGCCGCTCTTATCATGAAGGATGATAAGAAAGTTGAATTTACATCCATCTCAGATCTTCTAATGGAACTTGAGGATGTTGCAGTAGAGGATATAAAAGCAGTAGAGCTAACAGTAAAAGGAAAGGTAAAGAGGTATGAATTAGCAAGCTTGCCAGCTGGTTCAGTAGTTAAAACGGACGGCATGATTACGATTAATTTAAAATGTGAAGTTGAAGCTGAAGTTCCAAAAGAACAGTTCCTAACATTGATCCTTAGCAGCTGCGCCGGATTCGTAGATGGAATAAAACTTATTCTGTCCGGTGGCGAAGAGGTTGAACTGGAAATTGATGATTCAGGGGAACTGACCTACGGCCTGGAAGACATCCGTATTGATGACATCGAAAGCATTGTTCTCATCATTGATGGGGAGGAAGAGGTTATATCCATAAAGGAATTACTGGAGGAAGGTTCGGCTGTAATTGAGGGAGATACGTTAACCATCAGCTTTGAATGTGAAGATGACGGGGGAGTCATCATACCAGAAAATCCTGAAGTTCCTGGGGGTCCCGGCAAGCCGGAAGAACCAACAAAACCGGGAACGCCAGATCTTCCAACACTTCCTGATGATGGCACAATCATCCCTGACAATCCAACTCCTGGCGGAAACTTGCCTAAAACAGGAGAAGATAGCCCGATTGGGTTCTATATGGCGGGGCTATTAATGGTTATTACCGGCCTTGGCATGCTTCGTACATTACGAAGGAAGCATGCATAA
- a CDS encoding F0F1 ATP synthase subunit epsilon, with protein MSTIKVSVVTPDGPVYDSEVEMVSTKAQSGELGILPGHIPMVAPLQIGAVRLKKEGKTELVAVSGGFLEVRPDQVTILAQAAEQSSEIDIERALRAKERAEQRIKERQQEHVDFKRAELALQRAINRLAVAERRI; from the coding sequence ATGAGCACGATTAAAGTTAGTGTTGTAACTCCCGATGGCCCGGTTTATGATTCCGAAGTCGAGATGGTAAGCACGAAAGCCCAAAGCGGTGAACTGGGAATCCTTCCAGGGCACATCCCGATGGTTGCCCCGCTGCAAATTGGCGCCGTCCGCTTGAAAAAGGAAGGAAAGACCGAGTTAGTCGCTGTCAGTGGCGGCTTCCTGGAAGTCCGTCCAGACCAGGTGACCATTTTAGCCCAGGCTGCCGAACAATCAAGTGAAATTGATATTGAACGCGCACTACGGGCAAAAGAACGTGCCGAACAACGCATTAAAGAACGGCAGCAGGAGCACGTAGACTTCAAACGGGCTGAGCTGGCGCTTCAGCGAGCCATTAACCGCCTAGCCGTTGCGGAGAGAAGAATATAA
- the atpD gene encoding F0F1 ATP synthase subunit beta: MNTGHVLQVMGPVVDVKFDSGNLPEIYNALKINSKARNESEVDINLTLEVALHLGDDTVRTIAMASTDGLTRGLEVVDTGAPISVPVGDVTLGRVFNVLGETIDLDQEVPASERRDSIHREAPTFEELSTEVEILETGIKVVDLLAPYIKGGKIGLFGGAGVGKTVLIQELINNIAQEHGGISVFAGVGERTREGNDLYHEMTDSGVIKKTAMVFGQMNEPPGARMRVALTGLTMAEFFRDEQGQDVLFFMDNIFRFTQAGSEVSALLGRMPSAVGYQPTLATEMGRLQERITSTNKGSVTSIQAIYVPADDYTDPAPATTFAHLDATTNLERKLSEMGIYPAVDPLASTSRALAPEIVGEEHYSVARQVQQTLQRYRELQDIIAILGMDELSDEDKLVVHRARRVQFFLSQNFHVAEQFTGQPGSYVPVKETVKGFREILEGKYDHLPEDAFRLVGRIEDVVEAAKGMGVEV; the protein is encoded by the coding sequence ATGAACACAGGACATGTCCTGCAAGTTATGGGACCGGTCGTTGACGTAAAGTTCGACAGCGGCAACCTTCCGGAAATCTATAACGCATTGAAAATCAATTCCAAAGCGCGCAATGAATCAGAAGTTGATATAAACCTTACCCTGGAAGTAGCCCTTCACCTCGGCGATGATACTGTCCGTACGATTGCGATGGCATCGACAGACGGTCTGACCCGCGGACTTGAAGTAGTCGACACAGGGGCGCCAATCTCAGTCCCGGTTGGGGACGTCACTCTTGGCCGTGTATTTAACGTACTTGGCGAAACAATCGACTTGGATCAGGAAGTACCGGCAAGCGAGCGCAGGGATTCCATTCACCGCGAAGCGCCAACGTTTGAAGAACTATCCACGGAAGTTGAAATTCTTGAAACTGGAATTAAGGTTGTTGACCTGCTTGCCCCTTATATCAAAGGTGGTAAAATCGGCCTTTTCGGAGGCGCGGGTGTAGGTAAAACTGTACTTATCCAGGAATTGATCAATAACATCGCCCAAGAGCACGGTGGTATTTCCGTATTCGCGGGAGTTGGAGAACGTACACGTGAAGGAAACGACCTTTACCATGAAATGACCGATTCCGGCGTTATTAAAAAGACCGCAATGGTTTTCGGACAGATGAACGAGCCTCCTGGTGCGCGTATGCGTGTTGCCTTGACTGGCTTGACTATGGCCGAATTTTTCCGTGATGAACAAGGCCAGGACGTTCTTTTCTTCATGGATAACATTTTCCGCTTTACCCAGGCAGGATCAGAGGTTTCCGCGCTTCTTGGCCGTATGCCATCTGCGGTTGGATACCAGCCGACACTTGCTACTGAAATGGGTAGGCTTCAGGAACGGATCACATCTACAAATAAAGGTTCCGTTACATCCATCCAGGCAATTTACGTACCGGCCGATGACTATACAGACCCGGCTCCGGCTACGACTTTCGCCCACTTGGATGCAACAACGAACCTTGAGCGTAAACTTTCCGAAATGGGTATTTACCCAGCGGTTGACCCTCTCGCTTCCACTTCACGCGCATTGGCGCCTGAAATTGTCGGCGAAGAGCATTACTCCGTTGCCCGCCAGGTTCAGCAGACGCTTCAGCGTTACCGCGAACTTCAGGATATCATTGCAATTCTAGGTATGGATGAATTATCCGATGAAGATAAACTCGTTGTGCACCGTGCACGCCGCGTCCAGTTCTTCCTGTCCCAAAACTTCCACGTTGCGGAACAGTTCACAGGCCAGCCTGGATCTTACGTACCGGTTAAGGAAACAGTCAAAGGCTTCCGTGAAATCCTTGAAGGTAAATACGACCATCTTCCAGAAGATGCATTCCGCCTCGTAGGCCGCATCGAAGACGTTGTCGAAGCTGCAAAAGGCATGGGTGTAGAGGTCTAA
- a CDS encoding F0F1 ATP synthase subunit gamma — MASLRDIKSRIVSTKKTSQITKAMEMVSAAKWNRGVMNAKSFVPYMEKIQEVTASIAVGSKDATHPMLQSRPVKKTGYIVITSDRGLAGAYNSNVIRQLYQTIQERHKSNDEFGIIAIGRIGRDFFQKRGMNVVLDIVGVSDQPSFDDIKDITSSTVGMFSDGTFDELHIHYSHYMSAISQEVTHKQLLPLTNISASTKLTSYEFEPNAEEILDVLLPQYAESLIYGALLDSKASEHAARMTAMRNATDNAKELINSYSLKYNRARQAAITQEITEIVGGASALE; from the coding sequence GTGGCATCATTACGCGATATAAAATCCCGGATTGTTTCGACAAAGAAGACGAGCCAGATTACGAAAGCAATGGAAATGGTGTCTGCGGCCAAATGGAACCGCGGCGTCATGAATGCGAAATCGTTCGTCCCTTATATGGAGAAAATCCAGGAAGTGACAGCTTCCATCGCGGTCGGCAGCAAGGATGCGACCCATCCAATGCTCCAATCGCGTCCAGTCAAGAAGACCGGATATATTGTCATTACCTCGGACCGTGGTCTGGCAGGCGCTTACAACAGTAACGTCATTCGCCAGTTATACCAGACAATCCAGGAACGCCATAAGTCGAATGATGAGTTCGGAATCATTGCGATTGGAAGGATAGGACGTGATTTCTTCCAGAAGAGGGGAATGAATGTTGTCCTCGATATCGTAGGAGTTTCGGATCAGCCTTCTTTTGACGATATAAAAGATATTACAAGCAGTACGGTAGGAATGTTCTCTGACGGGACTTTCGATGAACTGCATATCCATTACAGCCATTACATGAGTGCGATTTCTCAGGAAGTGACTCATAAGCAGCTTCTGCCGCTGACGAATATTTCTGCTTCCACAAAGCTGACGTCCTATGAGTTCGAACCGAACGCTGAGGAAATACTGGATGTTCTCCTGCCGCAATATGCGGAAAGTCTTATCTACGGCGCCCTGCTCGACAGCAAGGCGAGTGAGCATGCGGCCAGGATGACAGCGATGAGAAACGCAACCGATAATGCGAAAGAGCTCATCAATTCCTACAGCCTTAAATATAACCGTGCCCGCCAGGCGGCAATCACTCAGGAAATCACTGAAATTGTCGGCGGCGCATCCGCTTTGGAGTAG
- the atpA gene encoding F0F1 ATP synthase subunit alpha, with the protein MSIKAEEISALLKQQIENYQSEIQVSDVGTVIQIGDGIARAHGLDNVMAGELVEFSNGVMGMAQNLEENNVGIIILGPYTEIREGDEVRRTGRIMEVPVGEALIGRVVNPLGQPIDGMGPINTTKTRPIEAVAPGVMDRKSVHEPLQTGIKAIDALVPIGRGQRELIIGDRQTGKTSVAIDTILNQRGQNMICIYVAIGQKESTVRNAVETLRKYGALDYSIVVTASASQPAPLLFLAPYAGVTMAEEFMYEGKHVLVVYDDLSKQAAAYRELSLLLRRPPGREAYPGDVFYLHSRLLERAAKLSDAKGAGSITALPFIETQAGDVSAYIPTNVISITDGQIFLQSDLFFSGVRPAINAGLSVSRVGGSAQIKAMKKVSGTLRLDLASYRELEAFAQFGSDLDKATQAKLARGARTVEILKQDLHKPLAVEKQVMSLYALTRGFLDDIPVGDIRRFESEFHTWLDHNRKDVLDHIRTTKELASDDDMAAAINDFKKTFAVTE; encoded by the coding sequence ATGAGCATCAAAGCTGAAGAAATCAGTGCGCTGTTAAAGCAGCAAATCGAAAACTATCAGTCAGAAATTCAAGTGAGTGATGTTGGTACAGTCATCCAGATTGGTGACGGTATCGCCCGTGCTCATGGCCTCGACAATGTCATGGCCGGGGAACTTGTTGAGTTTTCGAACGGCGTTATGGGAATGGCGCAAAACCTTGAAGAAAACAACGTCGGTATTATTATTCTTGGACCATATACAGAAATCCGCGAAGGTGATGAGGTTCGCCGTACGGGCCGTATCATGGAGGTTCCTGTTGGCGAGGCTCTAATCGGCCGCGTTGTGAACCCACTCGGACAGCCGATTGACGGAATGGGTCCGATCAACACGACCAAAACCCGTCCAATTGAAGCAGTCGCTCCAGGGGTTATGGATCGTAAATCTGTTCATGAGCCGCTTCAGACAGGCATCAAGGCAATTGACGCCCTTGTGCCGATCGGCCGCGGACAGCGTGAATTGATCATCGGTGACCGCCAGACTGGTAAAACGTCTGTCGCCATCGATACAATCCTGAACCAAAGAGGCCAGAACATGATCTGTATCTATGTTGCCATCGGCCAAAAAGAATCAACAGTCCGTAATGCGGTCGAAACACTCCGCAAATACGGTGCACTTGATTACTCAATCGTTGTAACTGCATCGGCTTCCCAGCCGGCGCCGTTATTGTTCCTAGCTCCTTATGCCGGTGTTACGATGGCAGAAGAGTTTATGTATGAAGGCAAGCACGTCCTCGTTGTATATGATGACCTTTCAAAACAGGCCGCTGCTTACCGCGAACTTTCCTTGCTTCTTCGCCGCCCTCCAGGCCGTGAAGCTTATCCAGGGGACGTTTTCTATCTGCACAGCCGCTTGCTCGAGCGTGCAGCCAAGTTGAGCGATGCAAAAGGAGCGGGTTCGATCACTGCCCTTCCGTTCATTGAAACACAGGCGGGCGACGTTTCCGCTTATATTCCTACAAACGTTATCTCGATTACTGACGGACAGATTTTCCTACAGTCTGACCTGTTCTTCTCGGGTGTACGCCCGGCGATCAACGCGGGTCTTTCCGTATCACGTGTAGGTGGCTCCGCGCAAATTAAGGCGATGAAGAAGGTTTCCGGTACTTTGCGTCTTGACCTGGCGTCCTACCGTGAACTTGAGGCGTTTGCCCAGTTCGGTTCGGATCTTGATAAAGCAACACAAGCCAAGCTTGCCCGTGGCGCGCGTACAGTAGAAATACTGAAGCAGGACCTTCATAAGCCGCTTGCAGTTGAGAAGCAGGTTATGAGCCTTTACGCATTGACACGCGGATTCCTTGATGATATTCCAGTCGGCGACATCCGCCGTTTTGAATCAGAATTCCATACTTGGCTCGACCACAACCGCAAAGACGTGTTAGACCATATCCGTACAACGAAGGAGCTTGCATCCGACGACGATATGGCTGCTGCGATCAACGATTTCAAAAAGACATTCGCAGTAACGGAATAA
- a CDS encoding F0F1 ATP synthase subunit delta → MSTSIISKRYAIALFKLAKEKGLLDTIEQEIRVVREVFSSNKDLNAVLHSPRLSLEQKKAIVRGAFTTMNPYVQNTLMILIDRHRESEIPGVADGFIELANEARGIAEAKVYSVRPLSDEERIALSASFAARVGKSALRIENIVDTDLLGGIKVRIGNRIFDGSLRGKLDRLERRLLT, encoded by the coding sequence ATGAGCACTTCGATCATCTCTAAACGATATGCCATAGCTTTATTCAAGCTGGCAAAGGAAAAAGGCCTGCTCGATACAATAGAACAAGAAATCCGCGTCGTTAGGGAAGTGTTCAGCAGCAACAAGGATTTAAATGCTGTATTGCACTCCCCAAGGCTTTCGCTTGAACAAAAAAAGGCCATCGTCAGAGGCGCATTTACCACAATGAATCCTTATGTGCAGAACACCCTGATGATTCTGATTGACCGCCACAGGGAAAGCGAAATCCCGGGTGTCGCTGACGGGTTCATTGAACTTGCCAACGAAGCGAGGGGCATTGCTGAAGCAAAGGTCTACAGCGTGCGTCCTTTATCCGATGAGGAAAGGATCGCATTGTCCGCCTCTTTTGCCGCAAGGGTTGGCAAAAGTGCTCTCCGGATTGAGAATATTGTTGATACCGACCTGCTCGGCGGCATCAAAGTCCGGATTGGAAACCGAATTTTCGACGGCAGCCTGCGAGGCAAGCTAGACCGTCTTGAACGCAGATTATTGACCTAA
- the atpF gene encoding F0F1 ATP synthase subunit B, whose product MLTNSFVIAADLFNGGDILFQLAMFIILMALLKKFAWGPLMGIMNERETHIANEIGQAEKANQDAKKHLEEQRELLKEARLEAQGLIENARKQGDVQREEIIAIARTEAERLKESAKIEIEQQKEQAVAAIREQVASLSVMIASKVIERELGEQDQQKLIDEFIQEAGIGR is encoded by the coding sequence GTGTTGACAAACAGTTTCGTAATAGCGGCTGACCTATTTAACGGCGGGGATATCCTGTTCCAGCTCGCTATGTTCATTATCTTGATGGCATTGCTCAAGAAGTTTGCATGGGGTCCGCTGATGGGCATCATGAACGAGCGTGAAACACATATCGCAAACGAAATCGGCCAGGCTGAAAAAGCGAATCAGGATGCGAAAAAACATCTTGAAGAGCAGCGGGAGCTTTTGAAAGAAGCCCGCCTTGAAGCCCAGGGCCTGATTGAAAACGCCCGCAAGCAGGGTGATGTCCAGCGCGAGGAGATCATCGCAATCGCCCGTACTGAGGCGGAAAGACTGAAAGAATCCGCCAAGATTGAAATCGAGCAGCAGAAGGAGCAGGCTGTCGCGGCTATCCGCGAACAGGTTGCATCGCTTTCCGTCATGATTGCTTCTAAAGTGATCGAAAGGGAATTGGGTGAGCAGGATCAGCAGAAGCTGATTGATGAATTTATCCAAGAGGCGGGAATCGGCCGATGA
- the atpE gene encoding F0F1 ATP synthase subunit C has translation MGLLAAAIAIGLAALGAGIGNGLIVSKTVEGIARQPEARGMLQTTMFIGVALVEAIPIIAVVIAFMVQGQGQ, from the coding sequence ATGGGTCTTTTAGCAGCAGCAATCGCAATCGGTTTGGCAGCACTGGGTGCTGGTATTGGTAACGGTCTTATCGTATCTAAAACAGTTGAAGGTATCGCCCGCCAGCCGGAAGCTCGCGGTATGCTTCAAACAACAATGTTCATCGGGGTAGCGTTGGTTGAGGCGATTCCAATCATCGCAGTTGTTATCGCGTTCATGGTTCAAGGCCAAGGCCAATAA
- the atpB gene encoding F0F1 ATP synthase subunit A, translated as MHHEAPIREFMGLHFNMANILMITVASLIVFLIAVLSTRRLAMKPTGMQNFMEWVMDFVKGIINSTMDWKTGGRFHILGLTLIMYVAVSNFLGLPFSIVYKGELWWKSPTADPAVTLTLATLVVGLSHYYGVKMRGASAYGKEFFKPFWFMFPIKIIEEFANTLTLGLRLYGNIYAGEILLALIAGSMATGFWGSLAAVIPMLAWQGFSVFIGAIQAFIFTMLTMVYLAHKVSSDH; from the coding sequence TTGCATCATGAAGCTCCTATTCGTGAATTTATGGGGTTGCACTTCAATATGGCAAACATTCTCATGATCACAGTCGCGTCACTGATTGTGTTTCTGATTGCGGTCCTGTCGACCCGGAGGCTGGCAATGAAGCCTACCGGAATGCAGAACTTCATGGAATGGGTCATGGATTTTGTCAAAGGCATTATTAATAGTACGATGGATTGGAAAACAGGGGGAAGGTTCCATATCCTTGGGCTGACGCTCATTATGTATGTGGCGGTTTCAAACTTCCTTGGGCTTCCATTCTCAATCGTCTACAAAGGTGAACTGTGGTGGAAATCACCGACAGCGGATCCTGCCGTTACATTGACACTGGCAACGCTCGTTGTCGGCTTGTCGCATTATTACGGAGTGAAAATGAGAGGGGCCTCAGCATACGGCAAAGAATTCTTCAAGCCGTTCTGGTTCATGTTCCCGATCAAAATCATTGAGGAGTTTGCGAATACCCTCACACTCGGCCTGCGTCTTTACGGTAACATCTATGCAGGGGAAATCCTCCTTGCGCTAATTGCCGGAAGCATGGCCACCGGTTTCTGGGGAAGTCTCGCAGCGGTCATCCCAATGCTTGCCTGGCAGGGATTCTCAGTCTTTATCGGCGCCATCCAGGCGTTTATCTTCACCATGTTAACGATGGTTTATCTGGCCCATAAAGTCAGCAGCGACCATTAA
- a CDS encoding ATP synthase subunit I produces MSDLRAIYFRVRRYLLFLLSIYVLGWGFTDHQQIFAGLILGTALSLFNLWLMVRKTDQFGEAVTQGKKVRSLGSFNRMATAALAVIIVLKYPDHFHLVSMVLGLMTSYIVIMIDFFKQTFLRK; encoded by the coding sequence ATGTCCGATTTAAGGGCCATTTATTTCCGGGTTCGCAGATACCTCTTATTTTTGTTATCTATTTATGTGCTCGGCTGGGGATTTACCGATCATCAGCAAATCTTTGCCGGGCTTATTTTGGGAACAGCCCTCAGCCTGTTCAATCTTTGGCTGATGGTAAGGAAGACAGACCAGTTTGGCGAAGCGGTTACGCAAGGCAAAAAGGTTCGTTCCCTCGGTTCGTTCAACAGGATGGCGACAGCAGCGCTGGCCGTCATCATTGTACTGAAGTACCCTGATCATTTCCATTTGGTCAGCATGGTTTTGGGATTAATGACATCCTATATTGTCATTATGATAGATTTTTTTAAGCAAACCTTTCTACGCAAATAG
- a CDS encoding AtpZ/AtpI family protein encodes MRRNNRHPLQAMALMSAILSQLVGSILIGIFAGRWIDGKFGTEPLFLIIGLFIGLAAGIYAMLRLVQHYYSGD; translated from the coding sequence ATGCGCAGAAACAACCGCCACCCTTTACAGGCAATGGCACTCATGTCTGCTATCCTTTCCCAGCTTGTCGGTTCCATCCTAATCGGAATTTTTGCCGGTAGATGGATCGACGGAAAATTTGGGACTGAGCCTCTTTTTCTTATCATTGGGCTGTTCATCGGATTGGCCGCGGGAATCTATGCCATGCTCCGCCTCGTACAGCATTATTATTCAGGAGACTAA
- a CDS encoding AAA family ATPase, with product MVLLRKVQLNKDINENFYPFNLPLIRNFTEFSFGHPVTILVGENGTGKSTFLEAVAAGSGSILIGGEPIETDPSLEDARKLADKLKLIWSVRTKNGFFFRANDFINYSRRLAEIKAESRQAVKDIRARDPFSLEVLPYARTVYELEQLYGDGLDVRSHGESFLDLFQARFRPDGLYILDEPEAPLSPLKQLSLISLIMEMVKDNCQFIIATHSPMLMAIPGAVIYTLDEGIFAKTDYSDVEHVRLTKNFLDDPRRFLRHL from the coding sequence ATGGTTCTTTTGCGAAAAGTTCAATTGAATAAAGATATTAATGAAAACTTTTATCCTTTTAACCTCCCTTTGATTAGGAACTTCACGGAGTTCAGCTTCGGCCATCCTGTGACCATCCTTGTCGGGGAGAATGGGACGGGGAAATCGACATTTCTTGAAGCAGTTGCAGCGGGAAGCGGCAGCATCCTGATTGGCGGGGAACCAATCGAAACCGACCCGTCGCTTGAAGACGCAAGAAAACTCGCCGATAAGCTGAAACTGATTTGGAGTGTCAGAACTAAGAACGGTTTTTTCTTTAGGGCTAATGACTTTATCAATTATTCACGAAGACTTGCGGAAATAAAAGCCGAATCCCGCCAGGCTGTAAAGGATATCCGCGCTCGCGATCCTTTTAGTCTCGAGGTCCTCCCCTACGCACGGACAGTCTATGAATTAGAACAGCTTTACGGCGACGGTCTTGATGTCCGTTCCCATGGCGAAAGCTTTCTTGACCTGTTCCAGGCAAGATTCCGGCCTGATGGGCTTTATATACTGGACGAGCCGGAAGCACCATTGTCCCCATTAAAACAGCTATCCCTCATTTCGCTAATTATGGAGATGGTTAAGGATAACTGCCAATTCATCATTGCGACCCATTCCCCCATGCTGATGGCCATTCCTGGGGCAGTGATTTACACGCTTGATGAGGGGATTTTTGCAAAAACGGACTATAGTGATGTCGAACACGTCAGGTTGACGAAAAATTTCCTAGATGATCCGCGTCGGTTTTTAAGACACCTGTGA
- the upp gene encoding uracil phosphoribosyltransferase has translation MAKVYVFDHPLIQHKLTYIRDKNTGTKEFRELVDEVATLMAFEITRDMPTEDIEIETPVSTAKAKVLSGKKMGVIPILRAGIGMVDGILKLIPAAKVGHIGLYRDPETLLPVEYYVKLPSDVEERDFIVVDPMLATGGSAVEAINSLKKRGAKHVKFMCLIAAPEGVEAVKNAHPDVDIYIAGLDEKLNDHGYIVPGLGDAGDRLFGTK, from the coding sequence ATGGCAAAAGTATATGTATTTGACCATCCGTTAATCCAGCATAAGCTTACTTACATCCGCGACAAGAACACAGGAACGAAAGAATTCCGTGAACTTGTCGATGAAGTCGCCACGCTGATGGCTTTTGAAATTACAAGGGATATGCCGACTGAGGATATTGAGATTGAAACACCGGTCAGCACGGCGAAAGCGAAGGTCCTTTCGGGGAAAAAAATGGGCGTTATTCCAATCCTGCGCGCAGGCATTGGGATGGTCGATGGCATCCTGAAGCTCATACCTGCGGCAAAGGTGGGCCATATCGGCCTGTATCGCGATCCGGAAACCCTTCTTCCCGTAGAATATTACGTGAAGCTGCCAAGTGATGTGGAGGAACGTGATTTCATTGTAGTCGATCCAATGCTCGCGACTGGCGGATCAGCGGTTGAAGCAATTAACTCGCTGAAAAAACGTGGCGCGAAACATGTTAAGTTCATGTGCCTGATTGCGGCTCCTGAGGGTGTGGAAGCCGTTAAAAATGCCCATCCAGATGTCGATATTTATATCGCCGGCCTTGATGAAAAGCTTAACGACCACGGCTACATTGTCCCTGGCCTCGGAGATGCGGGCGACAGGCTGTTTGGAACAAAATAG